One genomic region from Haloprofundus salinisoli encodes:
- the fen gene encoding flap endonuclease-1, translated as MGNAALRQLAALSEVSFDDLDGRIVAVDAHNWLYRYLTTTVKWTRDEVYTTSGGEEVANLVGIVQGLPKFFEHDLVPVFVFDGGVTELKDDEVAERREQREKAEELLEDARERGDHIEVARLEARTQRLTSVIQQTSRELLDFLDVPYVEAPAEGEAQASYMARRGDADYVGSEDYDTLLFGAPLTLRQLTSSGNPELMDLDATLEEHDLTYEQLVDVGILCGTDFNPGVDGIGPKTALKLVREHGDLFSVLEARGEHVEFADRIRDLFLDPPVTNEYEFDTDLDPDISAARAYVTEEWEVDADEVERGFDRIDDALSQTGLDRWT; from the coding sequence ATGGGAAACGCAGCGTTGCGCCAGTTGGCGGCGCTCTCTGAGGTGTCGTTCGACGACCTCGACGGGAGAATCGTCGCCGTCGACGCGCACAACTGGCTCTACCGGTATCTGACGACGACCGTCAAGTGGACCCGCGACGAGGTGTACACGACGAGCGGGGGCGAGGAAGTCGCCAACCTCGTCGGCATCGTCCAGGGCCTCCCCAAGTTCTTCGAGCACGATCTCGTCCCCGTCTTCGTCTTCGACGGTGGCGTGACGGAGTTGAAAGACGACGAGGTGGCCGAGCGGCGCGAACAACGCGAGAAGGCCGAAGAGCTGCTCGAAGACGCCCGCGAACGCGGCGACCACATCGAGGTCGCCCGCCTCGAAGCGCGCACGCAGCGGCTGACGAGCGTCATCCAGCAGACCAGCCGCGAGTTGCTCGACTTCCTCGACGTTCCCTACGTCGAAGCGCCCGCCGAGGGCGAGGCGCAGGCGTCGTACATGGCCCGCCGCGGCGACGCCGACTACGTCGGCAGCGAGGACTATGACACGTTGCTGTTCGGCGCGCCGCTGACGCTCCGCCAGCTCACTAGTTCGGGTAATCCGGAACTGATGGACCTCGACGCGACGCTCGAAGAGCACGACCTCACCTACGAGCAACTCGTCGACGTCGGCATCCTCTGCGGGACGGACTTCAACCCCGGCGTCGACGGCATCGGCCCGAAGACGGCGCTCAAGTTGGTGAGAGAACACGGCGACCTCTTCTCGGTGCTGGAGGCGCGCGGCGAACACGTCGAGTTCGCCGACCGCATCCGCGACCTGTTTTTGGACCCGCCGGTCACCAACGAGTACGAGTTCGACACCGACCTCGACCCCGACATCTCGGCGGCGCGGGCGTACGTCACCGAGGAGTGGGAAGTCGACGCTGACGAGGTCGAACGCGGTTTCGACCGCATCGACGACGCGCTCAGTCAGACCGGACTGGACCGCTGGACCTGA